A stretch of DNA from Lawsonibacter asaccharolyticus:
TCACAATATGTAACTACACCAATTTTAAGTTTATTTGGGCGTTGTTTAAGAAATCCCGCCAATCCAGAGAGAGTTTATTATCTGTAATCAGCATATCCATATCATGAAGTTCAGCAAAATGATTGGCTTTTACCAAATCAAATTTACTGGAATCTGCCAGCATGATATTTTGTGCGGAAGAATCGATCAATGCTCTTTTACTATCCACAATATGAGCATTGATACAGGTAATGCCCAGACTGCGATGGATCCCTGAGACAGAAATAAAGGATTTGTTGGCACGGTGCCGGCGAATAAAATCCACAGCTTCCGGAGAGGTAAAATTGTAATCCTCCGGATGGTAATAGCCGCCGGGAAAAATGATTTTAATATTTGGACGCTTAAGCAGTTCCGCGAGGATCGTAAAATTATAACATAAGACTGTAAATTCAAAATCTGTGGGGAGATATGAGGTAATGCGCCCCACAGTGGTGCCATTATCCAAAAAAATCCAGTCTCCTGGCTCAATCAGCGTGGCGGCGTATTTGGCAATACGGTCTTTTTCGCTGAGGTTTTGAATTCGGGCCAGACGAAGGTCATAAACTTCTCCATCATAGGCATAGCCATCGCCGCCTTTGGCGAGAGTCGCATAGCCATAGCTCCGTTCCAATACATGGTTTTTCCGCAGGAGATCCAGATCCCGTCGGATGGTCATCTCAGAGACTTCGAGTGTAGCGGCCAAATCTTTTACAGAGACCCGTTGATATTGCTTTAGAAGTTCCAGTTCTTGAGCGATACGGCGCTCTTTTGCATTTCCATTCTCCATAATGTCCTTCTTTTCCTATGCCCCGCTAAGAACCCTCATACAGGTGCCCGGGGGAACTGGTTGAGTTCCTATGGGCCTATTATGTGCGATCAATCCGTTCAATGCAACATATTTTCAAAAATTCCTCAGAATTCACAAATAGACGGCAGATTTTTTGTGGATTTTTTGGATTTAATTACATTTATTGGATGATAAAAATTTTTGTAAGTAGAGATAGAGATCTATCTACTATGGCTTTTTTTTCACCTCTATGCTACAATGTGCTTTACTGTTAAAAATGTGCTGGGCTGCCGGGCAGTTCAGTTAGGCAGATGGAGGGATATGATGTCAGGCAAAGAGGAATTTATCGAGATCTTTCGAGAGAAGATCACTCGCCCAGGGGCAGACGCCCTGCTGGACTATCTGGAGAACAAGAGCGACTTTTTTACCGCCCCCGCCTCCGCCCGATACCACGGGGCCTATGCGGGCGGGCTGTGTGACCACAGCCTGAATGTCTACCACTGTCTGGTGGACTATCTGGCCCGGGAACGGGTCCAGGAGCTGTATGGCCTGGAGTACAGTGAGGAGAGTGTGGCAGTGGTGGCCCTGCTCCATGATCTGTGCAAGGTGGGCTGCTATAAAAAGAGCTTTCGGAACGTGAAGAACGATGCCACTGGACAGTGGGAGCGGGTACCCACCTTTACTTTTGATGACCCTCTGCCCTATGGACACGGGGAAAAGAGCGTGTACATCGCCAACGGCTTTATCCGGCTGACCCGGGAGGAGGCCATGGCGATCCGCTGGCACATGGGCTTCTCCGGCCCGGAGGACGCCCGTACTGTGGGGCAGGCGTTTCAAAAATATCCGCTCGCCTTCGCCTTGGCCACAGCGGACATGGAGGCGTCTTATTTCCTGGAAAATGAAGAAAACCCGTAAAAAAGCCCCGGAGTGTGCTCTGCGCTCCGGGCTTTCGAATAAAACCGCCTGTTTTGGGGAAAACTGGAGCATACAAGAGCTTTGACAGAAAGGCGGTTTTTGGTGTGCAAGTGCGTGAATTGATGAACCCCGCTGTGGTGACAGTGGAGCCCAGCTCCTCGGCGGCCCTGGCGGCCCGGCTGATCAGCCGGCACAATGTGGGAGCTCTTCCTGTGTGCGGCGGGGACGGACGTCTGCGGGGAATCGTGACGGACCGGGATATCGTGCTGCGGTGTGTAGCGGCGGAGGAGGACCCGGCCCAGGTGCCGGTGCGGGATATCATGACCCGCAACTGCGCCACGGTCTCCCCGGGGGATGACTGCAGAGAAGCCACCCGTGTGATGGCGGCCCAGCAGGTCCGGCGTCTGCCAGTCACAGAGGGCGGGAAGATTGTGGGGATCGTGTCCCTAGGCGACTTGGCGAAGTGTCAGGCTTTTGACATGGAGGCGGCCAAGGCTCTGAGTGAGATCTCAGAGAATATCATCCGTCCGTGATCGGCAACGCAGAGAGGCACCCGCTTCAGCGGGTGCCTCTCTGTTTGTCAAAAAGCCTCGCAGAGTTCGCGCCCGCAGGCGCGAATCCAGTTCTGATCCGTTTTCCCCGGCGGCATGCGCGTCGGGGAAAACACTTCTCAGGCTGTAAGTGTGGGTTTTGTCCGCCTGCGGCGGACAAAACCCGCGCGCGGCAGACTGCAGCTTTCTCGAAAAAATGGAAAAGCCACTTTTTCGACCGCCTCAGGCACCCGCTTCAGCGGGTGCCTCTATATTTCTGTCTGAACGGCGTGGGATCAGGCGTTCTCTTCGGGCGCTTCTTTTCTGGTGACATTGATGGAGAGCTCGTCCAACTGTTTATCGTCCACGAAGTCCGGGCACTGGGTCATGGGCTCGCTGGCGTTCTGAACCTTGGGGAAAGCGATGACGTCCCGGATGGAGTCGGCCCCGGCCATGAGCATGACCAGCCGGTCCAGGCCGTAGGCCAAGCCGCCGTGAGGGGGAGCGCCGAACTTGAAAGCGTTGATGAGGTGGCCGAAGCGCTCCATGGCATCCTCGTCGGAGAAGCCCAGGGCCCGGAACATGGCCTCCTGGGTCTCAGGGACGGAGATGCGGATGGAGCCGCCGCCCAGCTCAGTGCCGTTGAGCACGATGTCGTAGGCCTTGGCCCGACAGTTTTTCTTGTCGGTCTCCAGCTTGTCGAAGTCCTCGTCCATAGGCGCGGTGAAGGGGTGGTGCATGGCCACATAGCGGCCCTCCTCCTCGCTGTACTCGAACATGGGGAACTCCGTTACCCACAGGAACTTGAAGTCCATGGGGTCCAGGATGCCCAGCTGCTTGGCGCACTCACACCGCAGGGCGCCCAGGGCGGCAAAGACCACCTCGTCCTTGGCATCACCCACGATGAGGACCAGGTCGCCGTCCTTTGCCCCGGCCCGCTCCAGAATGGCCCGGTTCTCCTCCTCGGTGAGGAACTTCTGATAGGAGCTGGTGACCTCCCCGCCGTGCAGGCGGGTCCAGGCCAGCCCCTTGGCCTTGTAGGTCTTGACGAACTCGGCCAGCTTATCGATCTTCTTCCGGGGGAAGTGCTCGCCGCCGCCCTCCACGTTGATGAGGCGCACGGAGCCCCCCGCCGCCACAGGAGCGGAGAAGACCTGGAAGGAGCAGTCCTTCACAATGTCGCTGATATCCTTCAGTTCAAAGCCGAAGCGCATGTCCGGCTTGTCGGAGCCGAAGCGGTCCATAGCCTCCCGCCAGGGCAGGCGGAGGAAGGGGGTCTGGACGTCCACATCCAGCACCTCTTTGAACACCCGCTTCAGGAAGCCCTCCTGTATGTCCATCACGTCGTCCTCGTTGACAAAGGACATCTCCAGGTCGATCTGGGTGAACTCGGGCTGTCGGTCTGCCCGCAGGTCCTCATCCCGGAAGCAGCGGGCGATCTGCATATAGCGGTCAAAGCCGGAGAGCATCAGCAGCTGCTTATACTGCTGAGGGGACTGGGGCAGGGCGTAGAACTTGCCGGGGTGGACCCGGGAGGGGACCAGATAGTCCCGGGCGCCCTCGGGGGTGGACTTGGTGAGCATGGGGGTCTCGATCTCGTAGAAGCCCTGCTCGTCGAAGTAGTCCCGGGCGATTTTCGTGACCTTGTGGCGGGTGGCGATCATCTTCTGCATGTCGGGGCGGCGCAGGTCCAGATAGCGGTACTTCAGGCGCAGCATATCGTTGGCCTTGGAGTGCTCCACGATCTCGAAGGGGGGGGTCTCCGCCTTGGCCAGCAGGCGCAGCTCGGTGACATATACCTCGATGGCGCCGGTGGCGATCTTGTCCGTCTTGGACTCCCGCTCCCGCACGGTGCCGGTGGCAGCAATGACGTATTCCGAGCGGAGAGAGGACGCCTTTTCAAAGACGGCCTGGTCGGTGCCGTCGTCGAAGGAGAGCTGGACGAGGCCGGTACGGTCCCGCAGGTCCACGAAGATCAGACCGCCCAGGTCACGCTGGCGCTGGACCCAGCCGCACAGAGAGACCGTCTTGCCCGTGTCGCCCAGACGCAGGTCACCGCAGTAGTTGGTGCGGTGGAAATTTTTCAGATTGTCCATAAAATCAACTCCATTTTGTACTATTTTATCTAATTATAGTGATTAGTATTAAAAACTTGGGCTGTTGTCATTCCCGAAAGGTCCCATACTCCTTCAAATATTCCGCCAGCGCCTGATAGGTCGATCCATCAGCGGCGGTAAACAGAAGGGAGTGGGGGGAGCTGGGGAGGGAGAGACGGAGCTGCCCTGTGTCCACAGCGGTGAAAAAGACCCCCTCGTTCCCCTCCAGTCCCAGGACGCCCTGAAGGCTGCTGGAGAAGCCGCTGAAAGAACCGGCATCCAGCCCCAACAGGTTTTTCAGACTGGCCCGCCAGCGGCTTTTCTCCAGGAGGGGAAGGAGGGCATCAAAGGCGGGGGTGCCGGGGGAAAGGTCCTGAAGCTCCCAGATATCCTGTCCTGCTTGGCCGTCATCCACCCAGGACTCTAACAGAAGCAGGGCGGCGGAGCAGACGGCGTTCTCTGAGGTCCCAGTGATCGCCAAAAAGCTCCGGGGCCGGGTGTACCACAGGTATAGAGCGGCCAGAAGGGCTAAAATCAAGACCAGGGAGAGCAGGGCTCTTTTTTTCATGGGGCGCACCTCCTTGTTTTTTACCGGCAGGGCGGGTCAAAGGACCTGCGCCTAAGAGGAAGGGTAGTAAATGTTTTCCTCCGGCTCGTCCATAAAAATGAGCTCCAGCTTCTCCCCCAGGCGGCCGGGGGGAAGGGGGAGAAAGCGGCGCCAATGAGAGGAGTTCGAGGCCAGCCAGAGAAAGGTGCCGTCCCAGTAGGCCATGCACTCGGGGGTACAGCCGGATGCGGTATAGAAGGCGGTCCCGCCGTCGGGGGCCCCCAGCAGGGCGGGGAGGCGGAGATACCTCTGCCCCCGGAGGGCGGCCAGCAGCTCACGGTAAGTCCGCCCCTCATCAAAGGTGACAGGAGCGTCAATGAGGCCGGGATAGGTGCCCTCGCGCAGCACCTTAAAAGAACCCCCGGGTTTTGCGGGCGGACCTATGCCGTTGCACTGGAAGGCATGGTCGAAGGTGGGGGCCGCCCAATAGTGCAGCACCCCGACGGCCAGGAGCACCAAAACGACCAGACGAAAGCTCAATTTTTTCTTCACAAGGATCCCTCCCGCTCCAGCCGCCGGGCGGGATTGCCCAGGATGTACCCGGCGGTCTCGTCAAGGTCCTGTTGGTTGCGGATGACATGGTCATAGTAGCCGCGCGGTCAAAGGGAAAGCCGCTTTGCGTGTTGTCAAATTTTTAGAGGCTTATTATTCTGGGAAGGACAGGCGGACCAGATGTGCCGTCCCTACGAGGTGACGATTGCAGTTCCGTCGTATTCCAGGGCCAGCCGTTGGATGGCTGCCTCAAATCCGGCGGGATCGGTGGGCCGATAACCCAGGTAGTGGCCGCCCAGCCAGTTCACCCACAGGGTTGTACCATCCCACAGCAGGGTGGTCTGGCAGTCGCCAGTGGAAGAACAGCCCTCCTGGAAGTAATCGATTTTCACCTTGACCGGCTCCCGGGGCTGGTGGAGGAAAGGCAGGAGGGTGAGGGGATCGGCCAGGAACCGGACGCCTTCCATCTCACTATGGAGATCATAAAAGGCATCCAAGACTTCTTGGTCAATGCCAAAGCTGAGAGAAGCGGTGAATTCTGTCTCGGCGCAGATTTCCGGTCTTTCTCCTGAGACATTTACCATCCGCTGAGGAATGATCCAGGCAAAGGGCCGGGGAAATACCGTCCACACCAAAAGACAAACGATTAAAAGCAGTAAAAAGCGTTTGGCATTTTTCTTCATGAGCTTTCCTCTTTCTATATCAGAGACAGCTGGCCCGGGAATTCCATCTATACGGCGTGGGACGGCCCGGTGGGGATATCGGCTCCTGCACAGCCAAAGCGTGGATGGGAAATCGGACTTACACCCTGTCCAGGATCGGCGTCCCCTGGTTCAGCCTGTCCAGCCCGGCCAGGATGTGGGCGGCAGCTTGGCCGGGAGCAAGCTTCACCTGCTCCCCGGTGGCCAGGTCCTTGACGGCGGCGAGGCCCTCCCGGATCTCGTCCTCTCCCAGGATGACGGCGTAGGGGATGCGGAGCTTGTCCGCATAGGAGAGCTTCTGCTTGAACTTCTTCCGCTCCGCCTGGATCTGGGTGCGGATGCCTGCCTGGCGCAGCTGGGTGGCCAGGGAGATGGCAGGGGCCAGGTCCTCGGTCATGGGGAGGATAAGGGCGTCGGCGGGGGCGGTGTTCAGGGCGTCGTTGAGATAGCCCTGGTCCTCCAGAACGAAGAACAGGCGGGTCAAACCGATGGAAATGCCCACTCCAGGGAGTTGTTTATTCGTGTAATATTCCGCTAAGTTGTCATAACGGCCGCCGGAACAGATGGAGCCGATCTCCGGATGGTCCAGCATGGTGGTCTCATAGACGGTGCCGGTGTAGTAGTCCAGTCCCCGGGCGATGGTCAGGTCCACGGCGAAGTGAGTCTCAGGCACGCCGAAGGCAGCCAGATATTTTGTCACCGCGTTCAGCTCATCCAGGCCCAGGTCAAAGACCTCGTTCCGGCCCCGGTAGCCCTCCAGGGCGGTCAGGACCTCCTCGTTGGTGCCGGTGATGGAGGTAAAGCTGAGGATCTCCCGGGCCTGCTCCGGAGAGAGGCCGGACTGCACCAGCAGCTCGGCCACCTTGTCCGGGCCGATCTTGTCCAGCTTGTCCACCGTGCGCATGATCTCGCCGGACTGCTGGGAAAGACCCAGCATGGCGTAAAAGCCGTTGAGGATCTTCCGGTTGTTCACCCGGATCTGGAAGCGCTTCAGCCCCAGGGCGGTGAAGGCCCGATAGATGATGGAGGGGATCTCCGCCTCGTTGCTGATGTCCAGGGCGCCGTCTCCGATGACGTCGATGTCCGCCTGATAGAACTCCCGGAAGCGGCCCCGCTGGGCCCGCTCTCCCCGGTAGACCTTGCCGATCTGGAAGCGACGGAAGGGGAAGGTGAGCTGGCCGTAGTTCAGCGCCACATACTTGGCCAGGGGGACGGTGAGGTCAAAGCGGAGGGACAGGTCGGTGTCTCCCTTGAGAAAGCGGTAGATCTGCTTCTCCGTCTCGCCGCCGCCCTTGGCCAGCAGGACCTCGCTGGCCTCGATGAGGGGGGTGTCCAGGGGGGTGAAGCCGTAGAGGGAGTAGGTCTCCCGCAGGATGGAGACCATCCGGTCGAACTGGACCTGCCGGGCGGGGAGCAGCTCCATAAAGCCGGACAGGGTGCGGGGTTGTACGTTTGCCATATCGATTCTCCTTTTTGGAATGGTTGGGGGAGTCAAACAACAGATCAGGGTGCAGGGTCAGCGGTTGATGTCGGGGTTGTCGGTGCGGCCGGCCAAGTAGTCCATGGAGACGTTGAAGTAGTCCGCCAAGGCGATGAGGCCCCGCATATCGGGACAGGCCCGGCCCTTTTCATAGGAGTAGACCGCATATTTTTTCAGCCCGATGACGCTGCCGACCTCTTCCTGAGAGAGTCCTTTTTCTTTGCGGAGGGCTCGGATCCGCTCTGCGAAATTGGCCATAGTTCCTCCCAATTTTTGCTTGACAGTAGCAAATGAAACCACCATACTAAAAGTAGTTTAAAATGCTACTTTTAGGGGGTTGACATAATGGAGCAGATATATGAAAAACTGTATGAAGCCTTTGTCCCGCCCTGGGCCACGCCGGAGGAGACCGCAGCCGGTGAGGCCGGTGAGCCCTATTTTGACCGGCTCTGCCAGCGTTTCCCGCCCCAGGAGGCGGAGGACATCTGGGACGCGGCGCTGTCAGCGGGGGCCGCTGGCAGGGAGGAATGCTTCCTCCGGGGCTTCCGCCTGGGGGCCCTGCTGATGCTGGACCTCCTCTCCGGCGGGGAAGGGGAGCGGGGGACAAAAACGCGCTCCCGTCCCCTGTGATTGGGACGAGAGCGTTTCAAACACTTCGTGGTGCCACCCAAATTCAGGCGTGCGGACACGCCCCTTTGACCCTGTGTTGCGGCAGGGGGACCGCGCCCGTCTCCGGGCCCGCTGGTGGCGCTGTCTTCTCCGGGGCCGTCTCCGTAAGGTCCTTTCAGCCGAGGGGCCTCTCTCTGTCCGGCGGTGTCCCGGATACTCATGCGCCGTCTTGGCGGTGGACGCTGTCCGCAGCCCGCGCGGGGGCGGGCCGGGGGAATGGGGAGAACGTCTCCCTCAGATGGCGAAGGGGATGCGGTTGGGGTTCATCACCTCGCGCCAGTCCAAGTCTCCCCGGGCCAGACCATGGATCAGCAGCTCAGCGGTGGCCACGTTGGTGGCCATGGGGACGGAGTGCTGGTCACACAGCTTGGAGATGGACAGCACGCTGTCGTCCAGCTCTCCGGAGCGGGGGTCGTTGAAGAACAGCACCATGTCGATCTCGTTGTAGATGATGCGCTGACCGATCTGCTCGATGCCGCCGTGGGCGTGGGACAGGAACAGATTGACAGGAAGACCGGTGGCCTCCGCGACCATGCGGCCGGTGGTGTTGGTGGCGCATACGGTGTGCTTGGACAGGACGCCGCAGTAAGCAGTGCAGAATTGGACCATCAGTTCCTTCTTATGGTCGTGGCTCATCAGTGCGATGTTCATGGTGTGGCAAACCTCCTTTATACAGATGCCGGAAGGGAGTTCAGCGGATCCGCATGATAGGGACCCGGCGCCCCTCCAGACGCTTGGCAATGTTCAGGCAGGCGTTGGCCGCCCCCTGCCGTCCGCCCAGGATCAGGGGCCGCCCCAGGTTGGCGGACAGCATCACCTGGGGGTCCTCCGGCACTACGCCCAGCAGTGGCAGGCCGGCGGTGTCCATGGCGTCGTCAATGGTGGTGCGCAGCTGACGCAGCAGCTTGGGCTGGATGCGGTTCATCACCAGATGAATCTGCCGCAGAAAGTCCAGCTCACCCACGGTGCGCTGGGCGTCCCGAAGGGAAGAAGCGTCGTTGGTGGAGACGACGATGGCCCGGTCGGCCCCGCAGCAGGCCATCCGGAAGCCGGCGCCCAGGCCCGCGGGGGAGTCGATGAGGACATAGTCATACAGGGATCGGGCGGTATCCAGCATGCGGCGGACAGCCTCCTCCGTCAGGGCAGGGGAGAGGGTCATGGGCGCGGTGAGCAGGGCCAGACCCGGCAGATCGGGGTGGTTCACCGCCGCGCGGACCAGAGGGCAGCGTCCCTCCGCCACATCGGAGAAGTCCATCAGGGCCCGGTCGCTGAGGCCCAGGGAGATGTCCAGGTTGCGCAGGCCGATGTCCATGTCGATGCACAGCACGCTGTGCCCCAGGCGGGCCAGACTGCCGGCCACACCCCCGGTAATGGAGGTTTTTCCGGTGCCGCCCTTCCCGGAGGTGACGACGATTGCGGTTCCCATGTGTGCGCAGACCTCCCATCACACCATTTTAAGTGTATCACAAATCCCACCCACGTCAATGGGTTTATGAGAAATTTTGAAAAATGGAGCCGAAAATCCAGGTAAAGCCCTACCCTCTGTACACTGAGGGTATCGATCCTGGGGGGCTGGCGGAGACATCGCTCCGGTCTCACAGCGGGGCTTTCTGGATCTTGGCCCACCGCCGGGGATAGCCCTTCAGGGTTGGGGCCACCTTCCGCAGGACTACCAGACGGTGAATGACGTCGGTGCCGGGAATGGTGTAGTCCCGGCACTCCTCCAGACGGGCACCCAGCAGCTTGATGCAGTGGGCGGCCTCCTCCAGCTCCCGGCCACAGTCCACCGACTTCATGGCCAGAAAAGCGCCCCCTACCTTGACATAGGGCAGGCACAGCTCACACAGCAGGCGGAGCTCGGCCACCGCCCGGGCAGTGACCAGCTCAAAGCTGTCCCGGAAGCCCTTCTCCAGAGCCTGCTCCTCCGCACGGGCATGGATGACCCGGATGCCGGTGAGGGAGAGCTGGGCGCTGACCTGAGCCAGCCAGTCCACCCGCTTGTTCAAACTGTCCAGCAGAGTGACCTGGAGGGAGGGGACCAGGATCTTCAGGGGCAGACCCGGAAAGCCGGCCCCGGTGCCCACGTCCAGGAGGGCCCTGTTCTCAAAGTCGGCGCAGGTGAGCAGGGCAGCGCAGTCCAGCATATGGAGCTGGGCCACCTTTACCGGGTCGGTGATAGCAGTCAGGTTCATCACCTGGTTCTTCTCCAGCAGGAGATGGCCGTATTCCGCCAGCTGGCTGGGGGCCTGCCCCGGCACCCGGTCCAGCAGGCCCAGATCCGCCAGACCGGCGGCAATGATGTCACGCATGGCTCGTTCCTCCAAAAATCAGGGCGCCCCGGTGACGAAGACGCCCACCAGGCTGAAATTGGACAGCAGGCCCACGATGCCCAGGGGGAGGGTGGCCAGCGCCGCCAGGAAGCACACCGCAGCCAGGGCGATGGCGGGCCATTTGCCGGGGCGGCCGGTGGTGCGCCAGCTGACCAAAGCCAGGATGCCCAGGCCGATCAGGCCGGGGACGGCCAGGAGAGGGGCCATGTTCACCAGCATGGAGCCGGTAAAGTAGTAATAGGTCATCATGGCCACCAGGATCACCATATAGACCACACCGATCCAGGCCATGGTCCGCTTCACCGGGGAGGCGGGGGTATAGGGTGCCGGGGCGTCTTGCTCCTCCTGCGGGGGGATCTTTTTTTCTTCCATCAGGTCCTCTCTTTCAGCAGGTCCCGGATCTCTGTGAGCAGCAGCTCTTCCTGGGAGGGCGCCGGGGGAGGTGCGGGGGTCTCCTCCTTTTTCCGGTGGAGGCGGTTGAGGGCTTTCACGAGGCAGAACACCGCGAAGGCCATGATGAGAAAGTTCAAGATGGCGTTGATGAAATTGCCGACCATCAGGGCACCGCCCCCGGGCAGTTCTACGGCCATGGCGGTCAGGGCGGTGTTGTTTCCGGCGATGATGCCCAGGATGGGGTTGAGAATATCGTTGACCAGGGAGGTGGTGATGTTGCTGAAGGCGCCGCCGATGATGACGCCTACGGCCAGGTCCATCACATTGCCCCGGGCGATAAAGGACTTGAACTCTTGGATGAAGGCTCTCATAAGCAAAAAGCTTCCTTTCTATTTCTTGAGGCTCTGAGATAGGGAGCAGCCGGAGAGGGCGGGGGAGAGGGGGAAAGCCTCTGCCTCTTTGCACCCGGAAACCCTTGCGGCGCAAGGGTTTCCGGGTGCAGACCGTTCTGGAGCGATTTCCAGGGGCGAAAATGATCCAAAGCCAGGGGCGGGGATGCGCTGTCCGCTGGAGACGGGTAAAACAAAACGTTATATTCCTTGAAAAAATTACAAAACGAAATTTTAAAGGCAGTCATCGCCCCCATTGGGGCACGGACACGCGATATAGCCGGAGAGAAGAGCTGGGGTCACTGCTTGGGGGTCAGCATCTGGGTGCCGCCCATGTAGGGCTGGAGGACGGCGGGGATCTTCACAGTGCCGTCCGCCTGGAGGTTATTCTCCAGGAAAGCAATGAGCATCCGGGGCGGGGCGACCACAGTGTTGTTCAGGGTGTGGGGCAGGTAGGTGCCCTTCTCCCCCTTGACCCGCATCTTCAGGCGGCGGGCCTGAGCATCGCCCAGGTTGGAGCAGGAGCAGACCTCGAAATACTTCTGCTGGCGGGGGGACCAGGCCTCGATGTCACAGGACTTTACCTTCAGGTCAGCCAGGTCGCCGGAGCAGCACTCCAGCTGGCGGACCGGAATATCCAGGGAGCGGAACAGCTCTACCGAGTAGCGCCACATCTGCTCGTACCACTTCATGGAGTCCTCCGGCTTGCACACCACCACCATTTCCTGCTTCTCAAACTGGTGGATGCGGTAGACGCCCCGCTCCTCGATGCCGTGGGCCCCCTTCTCCTTGCGGAAGCAGGGGGAGTAGGAGGTAAGGGTCTGGGGCAGAGACTCCTCGGGGATGATCTGGTCGATGAACTTGCCGATCATGGAGTGCTCGCTGGTGCCGATAAGATAGAGGTCCTCGCCCTCGATCTTGTACATCATGGCGTCCATCTCGGTCTGGGACATGACGCCCTCCACCACGTTGCCGTGGATCATGAAGGGGGGAATACAGAAGGTGAAGCCCTTGTTGATCATAAAGTCTCGCGCATAGGCCAGCACCGCTTCATGGAGCCGGGCAATATCCCCCATGAGGTAGTAGAAGCCGTTGCCGGAGACCCGGCCGGCAGCGTCCATGTCGATGCCGTTGAAGGACTCCATGATCTGGGTGTGGTAGGGGATCTCAAAGTCAGGGACCACAGGCTCACCGAAGCGCTGGACTTCCACATTGCAGCTGTCGTCAGGGCCGATGGGGACGGAGGGATCAATGATATTGGGGATCTGTAGCATGATGTGACGGATCTGCTGCGCCAGTTCAGTCTCTTTGGACTCCAGCTCAGCCAGCCGGTCGGCGTTGGCCTTGACCTGGGCCTTGACGGCCTCGGCCTCCTCCAGCTTGGAGGGGTCCTTTTTGGCCTGGCCCATCAGCATACCTACCTGCTTGGACAGGGCGTTCCGGTTGGCTCTCAGCTCATTGGCTTCGCTGACAGCGGCCCGGTTCTCCTCGTCCAATGCCAGTACCTGGTCCACCAGGGGCAGTTTGGCATCCTGAAACTTTTTCTTGATATTTTCCCGCACTGCATCGGGGTTTTCACGAATAAATTTGATATCCAGCATGGGGATCGCACTCCTTTTTTATCTTAACAGAATGGGATGAGCTCCTGTGGGGAAATTGGGCGAAAATAAAAATGTTTCACGTGAAACCTGGCCGGCGGAGATGTCCTGCCATCCGGCCTAAAGCCGGTCAGTACAGGGCGTCCCAGATCTCCTGATACCGGTCGGCAGGGGAGAAGCGGCCGTTATCGGTGTAGCTCTCCTGGGGA
This window harbors:
- a CDS encoding DNA-binding helix-turn-helix protein — its product is MANFAERIRALRKEKGLSQEEVGSVIGLKKYAVYSYEKGRACPDMRGLIALADYFNVSMDYLAGRTDNPDINR
- a CDS encoding methylglyoxal synthase, which translates into the protein MNIALMSHDHKKELMVQFCTAYCGVLSKHTVCATNTTGRMVAEATGLPVNLFLSHAHGGIEQIGQRIIYNEIDMVLFFNDPRSGELDDSVLSISKLCDQHSVPMATNVATAELLIHGLARGDLDWREVMNPNRIPFAI
- a CDS encoding aspartyl-tRNA synthetase, translating into MDNLKNFHRTNYCGDLRLGDTGKTVSLCGWVQRQRDLGGLIFVDLRDRTGLVQLSFDDGTDQAVFEKASSLRSEYVIAATGTVRERESKTDKIATGAIEVYVTELRLLAKAETPPFEIVEHSKANDMLRLKYRYLDLRRPDMQKMIATRHKVTKIARDYFDEQGFYEIETPMLTKSTPEGARDYLVPSRVHPGKFYALPQSPQQYKQLLMLSGFDRYMQIARCFRDEDLRADRQPEFTQIDLEMSFVNEDDVMDIQEGFLKRVFKEVLDVDVQTPFLRLPWREAMDRFGSDKPDMRFGFELKDISDIVKDCSFQVFSAPVAAGGSVRLINVEGGGEHFPRKKIDKLAEFVKTYKAKGLAWTRLHGGEVTSSYQKFLTEEENRAILERAGAKDGDLVLIVGDAKDEVVFAALGALRCECAKQLGILDPMDFKFLWVTEFPMFEYSEEEGRYVAMHHPFTAPMDEDFDKLETDKKNCRAKAYDIVLNGTELGGGSIRISVPETQEAMFRALGFSDEDAMERFGHLINAFKFGAPPHGGLAYGLDRLVMLMAGADSIRDVIAFPKVQNASEPMTQCPDFVDDKQLDELSINVTRKEAPEENA
- a CDS encoding histidyl-tRNA synthetase; amino-acid sequence: MANVQPRTLSGFMELLPARQVQFDRMVSILRETYSLYGFTPLDTPLIEASEVLLAKGGGETEKQIYRFLKGDTDLSLRFDLTVPLAKYVALNYGQLTFPFRRFQIGKVYRGERAQRGRFREFYQADIDVIGDGALDISNEAEIPSIIYRAFTALGLKRFQIRVNNRKILNGFYAMLGLSQQSGEIMRTVDKLDKIGPDKVAELLVQSGLSPEQAREILSFTSITGTNEEVLTALEGYRGRNEVFDLGLDELNAVTKYLAAFGVPETHFAVDLTIARGLDYYTGTVYETTMLDHPEIGSICSGGRYDNLAEYYTNKQLPGVGISIGLTRLFFVLEDQGYLNDALNTAPADALILPMTEDLAPAISLATQLRQAGIRTQIQAERKKFKQKLSYADKLRIPYAVILGEDEIREGLAAVKDLATGEQVKLAPGQAAAHILAGLDRLNQGTPILDRV
- a CDS encoding seryl-tRNA synthetase — translated: MLDIKFIRENPDAVRENIKKKFQDAKLPLVDQVLALDEENRAAVSEANELRANRNALSKQVGMLMGQAKKDPSKLEEAEAVKAQVKANADRLAELESKETELAQQIRHIMLQIPNIIDPSVPIGPDDSCNVEVQRFGEPVVPDFEIPYHTQIMESFNGIDMDAAGRVSGNGFYYLMGDIARLHEAVLAYARDFMINKGFTFCIPPFMIHGNVVEGVMSQTEMDAMMYKIEGEDLYLIGTSEHSMIGKFIDQIIPEESLPQTLTSYSPCFRKEKGAHGIEERGVYRIHQFEKQEMVVVCKPEDSMKWYEQMWRYSVELFRSLDIPVRQLECCSGDLADLKVKSCDIEAWSPRQQKYFEVCSCSNLGDAQARRLKMRVKGEKGTYLPHTLNNTVVAPPRMLIAFLENNLQADGTVKIPAVLQPYMGGTQMLTPKQ
- a CDS encoding transcriptional regulator DeoR family encodes the protein MENGNAKERRIAQELELLKQYQRVSVKDLAATLEVSEMTIRRDLDLLRKNHVLERSYGYATLAKGGDGYAYDGEVYDLRLARIQNLSEKDRIAKYAATLIEPGDWIFLDNGTTVGRITSYLPTDFEFTVLCYNFTILAELLKRPNIKIIFPGGYYHPEDYNFTSPEAVDFIRRHRANKSFISVSGIHRSLGITCINAHIVDSKRALIDSSAQNIMLADSSKFDLVKANHFAELHDMDMLITDNKLSLDWRDFLNNAQINLKLV
- a CDS encoding ribosomal RNA small subunit methyltransferase G, with protein sequence MRDIIAAGLADLGLLDRVPGQAPSQLAEYGHLLLEKNQVMNLTAITDPVKVAQLHMLDCAALLTCADFENRALLDVGTGAGFPGLPLKILVPSLQVTLLDSLNKRVDWLAQVSAQLSLTGIRVIHARAEEQALEKGFRDSFELVTARAVAELRLLCELCLPYVKVGGAFLAMKSVDCGRELEEAAHCIKLLGARLEECRDYTIPGTDVIHRLVVLRKVAPTLKGYPRRWAKIQKAPL